Genomic window (Macaca thibetana thibetana isolate TM-01 chromosome 6, ASM2454274v1, whole genome shotgun sequence):
cctaaagtgctgggattacaggcgtgagccactgcacccggcctacaccCAACTTTCAGAGCATCTTTGGTTCCTGGGGTGAGAGAAGCCAGACCCCAGCTTTTCTATCCCACTGGGAGCTCGGTGCTGCCACCTGTGCAGCTGCAGAACCCGGCAGGCTCTGGAGAGCTGCTCCCAGGTGGGAGATGGCAGGATGGAGCCAGCCCACCCCTTTCCAGACGTCTCTAGGCCCTCCCTGCTCAAACCTCCTTTGTAGGCACTGGTGACCCGATTCTAAGGTCCCCAGGAGATGGATCACCAGATGACGTGTCTTGTTTTTGGAAAGCCTGGTCATGCAATTTAGCAGATGGTTTGGGGTGAGGTGGAAGGCATTTATTTGCTTTGTCTTGCTAACTCTCAAAGTCAAAGCCTGTCCCAGCCTGACGGCTTCCAGCAGAAAGTGTCAGAAccagaggcccaggcagggcccaggcaggGCTCGTGGTCCTGCTGGGCCCTGGCATTGTTCTTACAAATGGAGGGCATGGCCATCTTCTCTTTCAGGGACAGGCTGGCTTGACATGGAAGGTGAAGCAAGGCAGCAGCCCCTGCCTCCGGGAGAACGCTGCCGACTGCGGCGCCAGGGAGCCGAGGGGTCCTGGGAAGGAGCTATGGAGTCCTACCCAGCAGGTCACCGCCACCTCCTCTAAATGGGCACGATTTGTCCTGTCACCTAGAAACAGTTCACATGTGGACAGAGAGCAGCCAACGCCTCTTCAGAGGGATCCTGGGCCAGCTGCTCCAGCACAGGCTAAGCAGGGGACCCCCGGGACCCCCAGAGCACAGGCCTCAAGGGAAGGCCTCAGCAGGCCCACTGACGCTGTCCAGCTTCCTCGGGCCACACACCCCACCACATCCGGGCCTGAGAGGCCCTGCGGGAAGACCTCATGGGACGCAAGGACTCCCTGGGCAGAGGGTGGGCCCCTGGTCCAGGAGCCACAGAATCCCCAACTCCCACGACTGTGTGACCTCTTTACAACTGGTGAAGACTTTGATGATGATCTGTGACTGGCAGGTTATTATTAATCGAGATACACTTGTTAGGAGGGACAGGGTTCCCTAAGGCACTTTTAAAGATACTGTGTAAGAACCACCAATAAACTTACTGTCAAACAGATCATTTCTCTCTATGCAAATGTCATTGGTTAAAGTGCTGATGCCATTTAATTAGATCGTTTACAAACGTAACAGGATGGCTACAAAGAgatcttattttaaaagcagCTGATGGTTTGGCAATGAGAGAACTACAGTGGTGGAGAGACCAGGAGGCAGCTCTCAGCAAAACCAACATTACGGATGCCCTGCATGAGCCTTCTCAGTCCCAGCAGGAAGCCCACCACACTGGCTGCCCCGGCCTCCCCACTGCCTGTGCCAGGACAGCCGCCTCCCCTGCTTACCCGCCAACAACACCTAGGCTTCCTTTATCTAAAATCAGAGCGTACCAGGTCTCTAGCAGAAAATCAACTAAATGTCAGGGACCTCCGagtcatttaaaaagagaaagtggaaGGCCATTAGGCAAGCTATGTCTGGGCTGCTAATGTGGCCCCTgcagggaggggccaggagcgCTGCGGTGAGCCTCAGGTCTCGCAGGCCCAGCCCTGCTGCAGGGAACCAGAGCACCCAGGAGACCGGTCTTGCTTCTCAGACATCACACACACGGGGACCCTCCCCTCATGTCACTTGTTTTGCTGCCCTAAATGGCTTCTTCCACCCTAACCCCTGATTCCCTGATCCTGGAAGGCGGCAGAGAAACTGGCCCGTACAGAGACCTGCAATTCTACACTAGCTTAACAGCTACGAGACAGAAGAGGGGGACACAGAAGAGGTGGGTAAAAGCGGTCACAATGGCGGGGAGTGCTTTGAATACTGGATGGTGTCCAGAGCCGCCCCGATGTCGTAATTCTTGGTCTGCAGGAGCCTGGTGAGCCAGCCGCCTTCGTCAGAGAAGCCCATGGACAGCATCTGGGAGAGGGACTCAATCAGCCGCGGGTCAGCCTCTGCCAAAACAGTAAGGAAGCCATGAGGAGTGATGCTGAGCCCTGTGAGTGACCCGAAACACacaccctcctgccttggccagcGGGACCAGGGCCTGCCAGTGTCCGAGTGCCCAGAGCTCTGGCCCTCACAGGCCACAGTGGACCTGCTTTCCCTGTAAAGGGCCAACCAGTCTTTTTCACACTGTTCAACTCTGCCACTGTGACACAAGGCAGCCAGGTGGTATGTAAACAAAACTATCGCTGGACACTGAAATACGCATTTCCTCTAACTGTCACATCTTTTGATTGAAAAATACAAGAACTACTCTTGGCCCATAGGCCATAGCTCGCCATCCCCTGCCCTAAGGCAGAGAAGACACACTGGCAGCGCACAGCAGGTTGTGCACAGACCTTGGTTTACACACGGCTGCAGTGACAATGAGGAGTCTCTGTCAGCTGTCCCCACCCCCCACCGCTGCCTTCCACACCATCCACTTCAACGGTGGCTTCTGCCTGGCTCTTCCAGGGATCTTGGCTATGACCCCCACTCAGACCAGCACTCCCTGAGGAGACACTGAAGAGGTCTGAGCCCAGTGTGAGTAGTAGGGACACACCCAGTGCTGCCCCCTCTCTGTGTCACACCTACCTTAATTCCTGGTCTGCATGTTAAGTTTTAGAAACTCCTACAATTAATATTCCTGGCTCTGGAGTTtgcttaaagaaaaacatttttagaactCCTGCATTAGCAGAGCTTACTCACTGCTGCTCAGGGTAGACGTAAGAGGACAAAACCAACTCCTAACCTCCCACACCTACAGACAAGCCCTGCAGTGGAGAACGTCCCATCCTGTTTGTGTCGCTGGAATCGGGGGGCAGGATGCTCTGAAGGGAAAGGTAGGACTGAACACAGAACTCTTGGTTCACTTGCCTGGTGGGAGATGCGGGTACAAGGCAGCTTCCTTCAGCCCTGTGGGTCCCTCCTGGGAGGGGTCCAGAGAGCTTGGCCCTTCGGATTCTGGCATCTGTAGGGACTGGAGTTCACCTGTGGACGGGTCCACTTCTTTTGAAGACAAATGGGTCCAGTCATCGTCTCCTCCTGAGCAGTTATCAGACTCCATCTGTTCCTGGAACAGAACTCACCATGAGCACACAAGAGACACGCGCAACAGGCCAAGCCTGACCATGGCACTGACTCCTGGCAAACAGTCGGGGagcatgcacgcacacatgtgTTTAAGGCTGCAGGGGGCTACGGGGATCAGTGAGCCACTCACAAAGACCAAGTAACTACAAAGTTCTAGCAGGTTCCCAGAGTGACTTTAATGGCACAGACAtcactgcagcagcagcagctccctcAGGTTTCATAAGTGGCTGCATAGGTGCTGAGGATGAGGCGGAGGTGCAGCTACAAATCGCTAGGCTGCCCGAGGTCCCAGGTGGTGGGAGGGGCACAGGCTTGCCTCAGGCCGCCCCTCGGACTCCAAGGCGATCTTTCTCATCTGCTCTGCCAGAGACTGCGTGGCGCCCTCAACATTCCCACCCGGCTTGCTGGGGTCAGAGCAGCAGCTGCTTGGCTGTGAGCTGTTCTTCTCTGTGCTGGAACTCTCTGGAGAGGCAGGGGTCAGGCGGCTTCTTTTCCCGCCGTGCTCCACGTCAATATCCACTTCAATGCCTAGAGgccaaggaggagagagaaagctgTGACGCTCCCCCAACGAGGCAGCTGCGAGCAGGAGTGTGGCCTGTGGGGACTACAGACTCACGAAGATCTCACGTTCAGTCCACACAAGCAGGTGAGGGTCTGGATGGCGGCACTCAGTGTGTGGATGCAGGGGCTAGGTTCTCCTACCCAGCTTGACCCCGGAATCACACAGTTAGTATGGGACTAGACGATGCAAACGTGTGAGTCCGAGGCTTCTCCCAATATCCCAGCTACAAATCTCTGTGGCTTCTGGAAACATTCTCGGTGTGCCCGCGATACTGGAGCTTTCTCTTTCTCCAATTCAGTAAAACATTAACCTCAGCTAGCATCTAAGGTCAGCTTCTAAGCCAGAAAGTCAAGAGAGACCTTGTTTTTTCTAACCATGCAGGGTATGGGCTACACAGCAGGTAGGGCCAAGCCGTAAGTACGGGGGAGCCAACACTGCATGTGGCAGGCACCTCCAGCCACAGTGATGGAAGGCTGTGTACGTCATGACACTTGCACACAGAGGCTTTGTGTGATGACATAACATGCACCTAAACGCTGGGCTCCGCTCGGAGTGGACAGGCCATGCAGGCGAGGCATGGGGCCCGACATGGCAGCGCAGGGAGCCTGCACACCTCCAGGCTCACGTAACTCACCaaggacagaggaaagaatcacctgcactatttttgaaattaaatagtgTCAAAAGTCTCCATGCCCACAGCTTAGAGTCACCAGTTGTCAAAGGCTGTGGTGCACACACTGCTCCCATCCCACTCCCCAAAGCCTCCCTGCACCATTTCAGCTCATGCTGCTCTCACCTGATGATCGAGTTCACATCTGTGCATTTCCTACTCTAGACCAGTATCTGCCTCTCCTTCCACTACCCTTTCCAAGACTCAGTTTTTTGTTAAAAGAACATTCAGTGTTTCAGCTAGTACCTCTATCTAAATGTTCTTTGCTGGGTCAAGGGGCAGACTATTTCTTTGCATAGCTTTTTGTTTTCCTACCACTGATGAcggcttctctttttttttagacggagtctcgctctgacgcccaggctggagtgcagtggcgcaatctctcggctcactgcaacctccacccaccgggtataagtgattctcctgcctcagcctccagagtagctgggactacaggcacgtgctaccatgcccagctaatttttatatttttactgtagagacggggtttcaccatgttggccaggctggtcttgaactcctgacctcaggtgatccgccccccaacatgctgggattaccgacatgagccaccgcacccaacctgcCTTCTCTTTTCATTTGCTGACTTTCCAAAACCATGTTCTCCCCACAGCATCTCCATAGTTTTCTACAAACTACAGACTATTGCTCAGAGGGTGAAGTGGATCCGAGGCCCCACTGGTTCTGGTGTTTTCCATAGAGTGTCCCCGGCTGTGCAGCCTCCTGTTCCAGCCAGGACTGGCAGCTCTCTGGGCAGAGGCTCTGCTGCACTGCTGTGACCACCTTTACTTTCACCCTCTGTCCTATTAGGTCCTCTGTTTCCTAATAGCTCTGTGCTTCATTTCGGGTTTATCTCTTCATGTGGTTCAAACCAAGGTTAAAATAATTAAGACTGTATACCAGAAAGTAACTTTGTTCTGCCCTGATACTTGATTGTTTTAGATGGTTATAGAACTCTAggctggaccaggcacagtggctcacgcacgtaatcctaacactttgggagaacaaCGTGggagatctcttgagcccaggagttcaaagtcggcctgggcagcatggcaagaccccatctctacaaaatgtttttaaaacagctgggcacagggctgggcgtggtggctcacgcctgtaatcccagcactttgggaggccaaggcaggtggatcatgaggtcaggagttcaagaccagcctggccaagatggtgaaaccccgtctttactgaaaatataaaaattagccaggcgtggcggcggatgcctgtcatcccagctactcgggaggctgaggcagaaaactgcttgaacccaggaggtggaaattgcagtgagctgaaatcacgtcactgcactccagcctgggcgacagcaagactccgacttgggggggtaaaaaaaaaaaaaaaaaaaagaaaaaagaaaaaaaaaatctaggtacagtggcacatgcctgtagttccagctacttgggaggctgaagcagaaggatcacttgagcccacgagatCAAGACagctgtaccactgcactccaacccagttGACAGACCGTTTCACAAACAAGAGAATTCTAGGCTGAAAAGcctttttaactgatttttttttttttttttgacacggagtctcactctgtcgcccaggctggagtgcagtggccggatctcagctcactgcaagctccgcctcccgggttcccgccattctcctgcctcagcctcccgagtagctgggactacagacgcccgccactaggcctggctagtttttttgtattttttagtagagacggggtttcaccgtgttagccaggatggtctcgatctcctgacctcgtgatccgcccgtctcggcctcccaaagtgctgggattacaggcttgagccaccacgcccagctttaaCTGATTTTTTTGAGTCATCAGTTGTTCCATTGTCTCCTAGCTTTTCATGATTGTTTGCTCTTTGTATTCCCAAGTATTTACAATAACCTAAAATTTTAGAAGCCCCTCTTTATCCTCAGGGTTCTGACGCTGGACAGCGATAAGCTTTGCTGTGGGGTCTTTCTCAGTCATTGTCAGGGCCGCTTTCAATCTAGAAGATAAGGTCCTCATTGCCAAGAAACtatcttgcattttttttgttgttttctgttgtttttttgttttgagacaaggtctgttctgttgcccaggatggagtgcagtggtacaatctaggCTTgttgcaccctctgcctcccaggctcaagccatccccaacctcagcctcccaagtagctggggccataAGTACACAACTccaggcccagctaatgtttgtagtGTTTGTAGACACAGGGAGAGGGGAAcggtgtctccctatgttgccaaggctggtctcaaactcgtgagctcgttatctgcccgccttggtctcccaaagtgttgggattacaggcgtgagccaccgtgcctggcgccAAGAAACTACCTTGCATTCCATGGTCATTTCCTCCTTTCAGTTTTCTATTCTTTCTGGAATTCCTACTCATCCTATATGGGGCTTCTAGACTTGTTCCTAcactagttttcttttctctccttctatcTCTGTTCTGCTTTTGGAATATCTCCTTGAGATAATATTAGAATCTAAGCcttcttttgaagttttttttctatttacattttttaatttcaagaactTTCTTATTCTATTCCCTTTGTTATCCTTTTTATAGTATCCTGTTCCTTTTTCACACAGACAATACTCTTTTGTATCTCACTGAGGGCATTAACATTCTTTTCCCTTTAAGCCCTTTTCTCCCATGTGTGGGGCCTTTCCTCAGATGGCTGGTGACCCAAGGCTGTCTGATCCCACTGAAACACTAAGAAAAGGTTGATAAGAAGCCTTCTGTGAGGCCAGCGCCATCACCAACTTCTCCTCTGCAGGGTGACTGGGGGCCTGGCAGGCAGGAGCTGTAGGACGCTTCTCTGGGGGCATTCAGCCTCCCTCAGCAGGGACTCCCCATCTCCTGCCTGGCCAGGGAACTGACTGCTGGGCCCATTGCTCATTCAGGATGTCCAGTTTCAGGCTGGTGCCGCACCCTGCCCTGTGTCTCTGCTATCCCATGCTGAAGCTTCCCTGGGTCAGGTGCTCTTGGAATTAAACATGAGGTCTCCTTCAGTTGTTGGCAAGAGCTGTCATCTGGTCAAGTGGGCCCTGAAGTCTCTGACACTTACTAGAGGTTTTCAACCCTCCCCCCTTGTTCCTGTCCCCCATCACTCCCACCTCTTGCCTTTCCTGGTACCTGAACAGATGGTCTTGCTTCTCACCAGGATGCCCTGTTCTGGCACACAGATTTCTGAAGCTTCCCTCAGCAGGTTGCCATCCTCCCTCCATTTCCATCTTCCAAAATCTAATCACATCTTGGTCTTTCTTTGTctatggtgttttcttttttgtgtaagCCCTTTCCTGTTATTTCAGTAGAGTGTAAGTGGGAAGCAGAGGTAAAAGCAGGCTTAACTACAAGTACCTCCatctataaattgtttttctcctttattcttcccAACGTGTGATTATGAAAAGGTTGAagctgccgggcacagtggctcatgcctgtaatcccagcactttgggaggccaaggcgggcggatcacctgaggtcaggagttcgagaccagcctgaccaacatggagaaaccccgtctctagtagaaatacaaaattagctgagtgtggtggcgcatgcccgtaatcccagctactcaggaggctgaggcatgagaatcgcttgaacccagaggcggaggttgcaatgagccaagattgcaccattgcactccagcctaggcaacaagagcaaaagtctgtctcaaaaaaaaaaaaagaaaaagaaaaaaggttgaaacaaacagaaaagttgaaagaacagTACAATCAACACCCACATGCTTTTTAAATGGGTGAGTAATGAGACTTGTCTGTAAACAGATCAGAGAAATTACAGAATTAGGATTTCTCCAACTTGATGATGAAAGCCTGAAATTTCAGGGCTTATAAGAAgactgcctatggagtagccattcttgtattcctttactttcttaagaaacttgctttcactttaaaaaaaaaaaaaaaaagtggatgatGCTTCGTGCCCTGCTGCCCCATAAAGCCTCTGCGTGTGGGTGTGTTTATCAAAGATATCGTGGCCAGGAGGGGCCCTGTGGCTTCATGTCAATGCATCTCGGGGCCTGCAGCCTCCCAGCCAGGAGTAGCCTGGGTCTCAGTGGTGGCTCCCTCAGCGGGTTCTCACCGCCCCACCAAAAGGCCTTGGCACTTCACATGAAAGCCGCCGCTTACCCCACAACACACTGCCACTGGGAGGCGGCTGTTGACTCGTTCCCCTTTGGGCCCTGCTCTGGGAACAGTCCCTTCTAGGCAGTTAACCTGAGTCATGCGGCTTATAGTTCttcataaagaaaggaaagaaactagCCCTAACTTCTGTAACAGTCTAAGCCACTCTGCGACTGGCTCTCCTCAGCTGAAACCTCTCTGTCTATTTTACTAAAATCTTCCTTGTTTGTAGAGCCGCAGGCTCCTCCCTGGTTAGGAGAAAGCAATTCTACCCACTTTAAGCCTTTAGCTTTTAGTGCTCAAAGACATCTGAGCACTTGCAAGATGATTCCTGTCTGTGCCAAGTGGGGCGTCCAGTTCAGTTCTGACGCCGAGATGCTGCACCAGCACAGGCGGGTCTTGAGACAGTGTGACCCCAAGCACCTGGGCAGCCTCCCAGACAGATCCCAGGCCCCACCAACACCCACTTACCACAATCAAAACAGGTAAGGTCTGGGGATCTGCACTCTCTTAAAGTCTCCACCTGAACCTACACTTGCTTCTGTGACTTCCCAGGATGTCTCCTTTGTTCTTTGAGTGAAGGACTCTTGTTCGTACCTCCAAATTCACCTGCAATTTTTCAGACCTTTACTATGCCCAGAGTGAGTTGCAGGATTGAGGCACAGCCTATCTCTCAGTCATGATCTCA
Coding sequences:
- the SQSTM1 gene encoding sequestosome-1 isoform X3 is translated as MAMSYVKDDIFRIYIKEKKECRRDHRPPCAQEAPRNMVHPNVICDGCNGPVVGTRYKCSVCPDYDLCSVCEGKGLHQGHTKLAFPSPFGHLSEGFSHSRWLRKLKHGHFGWPGWEMGPPGNWSPRPPRAGDARPGPTAESAAGPSEDPSVNFLKNVGESVAAALSPLGIEVDIDVEHGGKRSRLTPASPESSSTEKNSSQPSSCCSDPSKPGGNVEGATQSLAEQMRKIALESEGRPEEQMESDNCSGGDDDWTHLSSKEVDPSTGELQSLQMPESEGPSSLDPSQEGPTGLKEAALYPHLPPEADPRLIESLSQMLSMGFSDEGGWLTRLLQTKNYDIGAALDTIQYSKHSPPL